The Blastococcus sp. HT6-4 genome window below encodes:
- a CDS encoding iron-containing redox enzyme family protein has protein sequence MLLPRPRGPLSAELCGALRGDRRRLPALADRAEELVETIEPADVLAHEDLQLSLHDFYELHYRGFDDVDPDAEWCPDLLAVRGRLERLLEDALRAQAPVPAIAPAVDVTTALTHLVAVDEGPPLSSFLARRATAGQFREFVVHRSVYELKEADPHTWAIPRLTGRAKAALAEIQIDEYGGGRPERMHAVLYARAMRALGLDDTYGSHVERVPAPTLATVNAMSLFGLHRRLRGAIVGHLAAFEMTSTVPNRRYGTGLRRLGFGRDATWFFDEHVEADAVHEQVAAHDMCGGLVADEPELLADVLFGAATAMHLERRFGEHVLGAWSAGRSSLRNAGVAVSPAR, from the coding sequence ATGCTCTTGCCGAGGCCGCGGGGCCCGCTGAGCGCGGAGCTCTGTGGTGCGTTGCGGGGGGACCGACGCAGGCTGCCTGCCCTGGCCGACCGGGCTGAGGAGCTGGTCGAGACCATCGAGCCGGCCGACGTCCTCGCGCACGAGGACCTCCAGCTGTCACTGCACGACTTCTACGAGCTGCACTACCGGGGGTTCGACGACGTCGATCCGGACGCCGAGTGGTGTCCGGACCTGCTCGCCGTCCGCGGACGGCTGGAGCGCCTGCTCGAGGACGCCCTTCGTGCGCAGGCCCCGGTACCCGCAATCGCTCCGGCCGTGGACGTCACGACGGCCCTCACCCACCTCGTCGCGGTGGACGAGGGGCCGCCCCTGTCCTCGTTCCTGGCCAGACGGGCCACGGCGGGCCAGTTCCGCGAATTCGTCGTCCACCGGTCGGTCTACGAGCTGAAGGAGGCCGACCCGCACACCTGGGCCATCCCTCGGCTGACCGGACGCGCCAAGGCAGCGCTGGCCGAGATCCAGATCGACGAGTACGGCGGTGGCCGGCCCGAGCGCATGCACGCCGTTCTCTATGCCCGTGCCATGCGGGCCCTCGGGCTGGACGACACCTACGGCAGCCACGTCGAACGAGTGCCGGCGCCCACGCTGGCGACCGTCAACGCGATGTCCCTGTTCGGGCTGCACCGCCGGCTGCGCGGCGCGATCGTGGGCCATCTCGCCGCCTTCGAGATGACCTCCACGGTGCCCAATCGGCGGTACGGCACGGGCCTGCGCCGCCTCGGCTTCGGCCGCGACGCCACCTGGTTCTTCGACGAGCACGTGGAGGCCGACGCCGTGCACGAGCAGGTCGCCGCTCACGACATGTGCGGCGGGCTGGTCGCCGACGAGCCGGAGCTGCTGGCCGACGTGCTCTTCGGGGCAGCCACCGCGATGCACCTCGAGCGGCGGTTCGGCGAGCACGTCCTCGGCGCGTGGTCGGCCGGGCGCAGCTCGCTCCGGAACGCGGGCGTCGCCGTGAGCCCGGCGAGGTGA
- a CDS encoding class I SAM-dependent methyltransferase — protein MASGFDPSEYGRHIAEVYDELHADLSPDAAVAMIAHYAAGDAVLEFGIGTGRIALPLVATGHQVDGVDGSAEMVERLRRSREGASLRVEIGDFTTTTMDRRYAVVVLAYNTINALPSQDAQVQTFRNAAAHLEPSGVFLVENWVPDVAAFHRGRVVRAHEHAAGRVQIEVAELHPAEQRMSATRLAFTADGVRLLPVNHRYVWPAELDLMARLAGLHLEDRWQDWDRAPFTDQSTTYVAVYRKDT, from the coding sequence ATGGCCAGCGGCTTCGATCCCTCCGAGTACGGCCGGCACATCGCCGAGGTGTACGACGAGCTCCACGCCGACCTCTCCCCTGACGCCGCGGTGGCGATGATCGCCCACTACGCGGCCGGGGACGCCGTCCTGGAGTTCGGCATCGGAACCGGCCGGATCGCGCTGCCCCTGGTGGCCACCGGTCACCAGGTCGACGGCGTCGACGGCTCCGCCGAGATGGTGGAGCGGCTCCGCCGCAGCCGAGAGGGCGCGTCGCTGCGGGTGGAGATCGGCGACTTCACGACGACGACCATGGACCGGCGGTACGCCGTCGTCGTCCTGGCCTACAACACGATCAACGCGTTGCCGTCGCAGGACGCCCAGGTGCAGACCTTCCGCAACGCGGCGGCGCACCTGGAGCCCTCCGGCGTGTTCCTCGTCGAGAACTGGGTCCCGGACGTGGCGGCCTTCCACAGGGGCCGGGTGGTCCGCGCACACGAACACGCAGCGGGCCGGGTGCAGATCGAGGTGGCCGAACTGCACCCCGCCGAGCAACGGATGTCCGCGACACGGTTGGCCTTCACGGCCGACGGCGTGCGGCTCCTGCCGGTGAACCACCGATACGTGTGGCCCGCCGAGCTCGACCTCATGGCGCGCCTGGCCGGCCTCCACCTCGAGGACCGCTGGCAGGACTGGGACCGTGCCCCCTTCACCGACCAGAGCACCACCTACGTGGCGGTCTACCGGAAGGACACCTGA
- a CDS encoding methyltransferase domain-containing protein produces MVGAAFARDAATAAYYEQRAAEYDEWYLGKGRFAVRDRPGWDGEVAELVRLVRRLEPARALDIACGSGFLTRHLRGPVVGLDRSPAMALLTRSRIPTGGTLVGDALALPFPDGSFDRLFTGHFYGHLPTDERAAFLSEADRVAGELVVVDSASRTGAPAEEWQERVLNDGSRHRIYKRYLAPARLVAELGGEVVMAGTWFVAVRAALRP; encoded by the coding sequence GTGGTTGGTGCGGCGTTCGCCCGGGACGCGGCAACCGCCGCCTACTACGAGCAGCGGGCGGCGGAGTACGACGAGTGGTACCTCGGCAAGGGGCGGTTCGCCGTCCGCGACCGACCGGGGTGGGACGGCGAGGTCGCGGAACTCGTGCGCCTGGTGCGTCGCCTGGAGCCCGCGCGCGCACTGGACATCGCCTGCGGCAGCGGGTTCCTCACCCGCCACCTGCGGGGCCCGGTCGTCGGCCTGGACCGGAGCCCGGCCATGGCCCTGCTCACCCGGTCGCGGATACCGACCGGCGGCACGCTCGTCGGTGACGCGCTCGCCCTGCCGTTCCCCGACGGCTCCTTCGACCGGCTCTTCACCGGGCACTTCTACGGCCACCTACCCACCGACGAGCGTGCGGCGTTCCTCTCCGAGGCCGACCGGGTCGCCGGTGAGCTGGTCGTCGTGGACTCGGCCTCGCGGACCGGGGCCCCGGCCGAGGAGTGGCAGGAGCGGGTGCTCAACGACGGGTCCCGCCACCGGATCTACAAGCGGTACCTGGCTCCTGCGCGGCTGGTGGCGGAGCTGGGCGGGGAGGTGGTGATGGCCGGCACCTGGTTCGTGGCCGTGCGGGCAGCGCTCCGACCCTGA
- the argC gene encoding N-acetyl-gamma-glutamyl-phosphate reductase yields MHVSTGQTWTVGVTGATGYAGGEVCRLLAGHPNLRLAGVHANSSAGRRLGELQPHLLPFADLEVQPSDAASLAGYDVVVLALPHGESATIADQLPAETLVIDCGADHRLNDPAAWARWYGGVHAGTWPYGLPELPGQREQLSGATRVAVPGCYPTSVTLALAPALAAGLVGPEVVVVAASGTSGAGKSPKPHLLGSEVMGAASAYGVGGVHRHTPEMIQGLSQAAGGPVTVSFTPTLVPMSRGILATCSATLEPGVDAAAARAAYVAAYADEPFVHLLPEGQWPTTAQVLGANTVALQVAVDAEANRLVVVAAVDNLTKGTGGAAIQCANLALGLPETTGLPVVGVAP; encoded by the coding sequence ATGCACGTGAGCACAGGGCAGACGTGGACGGTCGGGGTCACCGGCGCCACCGGGTACGCGGGGGGAGAGGTGTGCCGGCTGCTGGCCGGGCACCCGAACCTCCGGCTGGCCGGGGTGCACGCCAACTCGAGCGCCGGCCGACGCCTGGGTGAGCTGCAGCCCCACCTGCTGCCCTTCGCCGACCTCGAGGTGCAGCCCAGCGATGCGGCGAGCCTCGCCGGCTACGACGTCGTCGTCCTGGCGCTGCCGCACGGGGAGTCGGCCACCATCGCCGACCAGCTGCCCGCCGAGACGCTGGTCATCGACTGCGGCGCCGACCACCGGCTGAACGACCCCGCCGCCTGGGCCCGTTGGTACGGCGGCGTGCACGCCGGGACCTGGCCCTACGGCCTGCCCGAGCTGCCCGGCCAGCGGGAGCAGTTGTCCGGCGCCACGCGGGTCGCCGTCCCCGGTTGCTACCCGACCTCGGTCACCCTCGCGCTGGCCCCGGCCCTCGCCGCCGGCCTGGTCGGGCCCGAGGTCGTGGTCGTGGCCGCCAGCGGCACCAGTGGCGCGGGCAAGTCGCCCAAGCCGCACCTGCTCGGCAGCGAGGTCATGGGCGCGGCCAGCGCTTACGGCGTCGGCGGCGTGCACCGGCACACCCCGGAGATGATCCAGGGGCTGTCCCAGGCCGCCGGCGGGCCGGTGACCGTCAGCTTCACCCCGACCCTCGTCCCGATGAGCCGCGGCATCCTCGCCACCTGCTCGGCGACCCTGGAGCCGGGCGTCGACGCCGCCGCTGCCCGTGCCGCCTACGTGGCGGCCTACGCCGACGAGCCGTTCGTGCACCTGCTGCCCGAGGGCCAGTGGCCGACGACGGCGCAGGTGCTCGGCGCCAACACCGTCGCGCTCCAGGTCGCGGTCGACGCCGAGGCGAACCGGCTGGTCGTCGTCGCCGCCGTCGACAACCTCACCAAGGGCACCGGGGGAGCGGCGATCCAGTGCGCCAACCTCGCCCTGGGCCTCCCCGAGACCACCGGCCTCCCGGTCGTAGGAGTCGCACCGTGA
- the argJ gene encoding bifunctional glutamate N-acetyltransferase/amino-acid acetyltransferase ArgJ gives MTTTAPMGFSAAGVAAGLKSSGDPDVAVVLNTGPDDAAAAVFTTNRFPAAPVQWSRQVLAGRRARAVVLNSGGANACTGPEGFQDTHATAEHAAAEIGIGAIDVVVASTGLIGVRLPMDKLLPGVTGAVQSLSADGGADAARAIMTTDSVPKTTVQQRDGWTIGGMAKGAGMLAPSLATMLVVLTTDAQVPADVLQRALAQATAVSFERVDSDGCLSTNDTVLVMANGAAGVAPTEEQLTEALTAACTDLAMQLLGDAEGSTKDIAITVRNAASVEDALTAGRACARNNLLKTALFGNDPNWGRVLAAIGTTDAAFEAGDVDVTINGVTVCRGGAIGDPREGVDLTGRAITIDVDLKAGGEQATIWTNDLSIAYVHENSAYST, from the coding sequence GTGACCACCACCGCCCCGATGGGGTTCTCCGCCGCCGGCGTCGCCGCGGGGCTGAAGTCCTCCGGCGACCCCGACGTCGCCGTCGTCCTCAACACCGGCCCCGACGACGCCGCGGCCGCGGTCTTCACCACCAACCGCTTTCCCGCCGCGCCGGTGCAGTGGAGCCGTCAGGTCCTCGCCGGCCGGCGGGCCCGCGCGGTCGTGCTCAACTCCGGCGGCGCGAACGCCTGCACCGGGCCCGAGGGCTTCCAGGACACCCACGCCACCGCCGAGCATGCCGCCGCGGAGATCGGCATCGGGGCGATCGACGTCGTCGTCGCGAGCACCGGCCTCATCGGCGTCCGGCTGCCCATGGACAAGCTCCTGCCGGGCGTCACCGGCGCGGTGCAGAGCCTGTCCGCCGACGGCGGCGCCGACGCCGCCCGCGCGATCATGACCACCGACTCGGTGCCGAAGACGACCGTCCAGCAGCGGGACGGCTGGACCATCGGCGGCATGGCCAAGGGCGCGGGCATGCTCGCGCCGAGCCTGGCCACGATGCTCGTCGTCCTCACCACCGACGCGCAGGTGCCGGCCGACGTCCTGCAGCGGGCCCTCGCGCAGGCGACGGCGGTCAGCTTCGAGCGGGTCGACTCCGACGGCTGCCTGTCCACCAACGACACGGTGCTGGTCATGGCCAACGGCGCGGCCGGGGTCGCGCCCACCGAGGAGCAGCTCACCGAGGCGCTCACCGCCGCCTGCACCGACCTGGCGATGCAGCTGCTGGGCGACGCCGAGGGCTCGACCAAGGACATCGCGATCACCGTCCGGAACGCCGCCAGCGTCGAGGACGCCCTCACCGCCGGCCGGGCCTGCGCCCGCAACAACCTGCTCAAGACGGCGCTGTTCGGCAACGACCCCAACTGGGGCCGGGTGCTCGCCGCGATCGGCACCACCGACGCCGCCTTCGAGGCCGGCGACGTCGACGTCACCATCAACGGCGTCACCGTCTGCCGGGGCGGCGCGATCGGCGACCCGCGCGAGGGCGTGGACCTCACCGGCCGGGCGATCACCATCGACGTCGACCTGAAGGCCGGCGGCGAGCAGGCGACCATCTGGACCAACGACCTGTCCATCGCTTACGTGCACGAGAACTCGGCCTACTCGACATGA
- the argB gene encoding acetylglutamate kinase, which produces MSEPTAQDPTPPDVRTDEPAPPPKPVRTVGTRRLMRRKDPEGDAAKVAVLTGALPWLKEFHGNVVVIKYGGHAMVDDECRRAFAEDMVFLRTCGILPVVVHGGGPQISAMLGKLGITSEFRGGLRVTTPETIDVVRMVLTGQVGPDIVGLINQHGPMAVHLSGEDGGLFTARRTTAVVDGEPVDIGLVGDIVAVDTTPVTALLEAGHIPVVASVAPDADGVVHNVNADTAAAALAAALGAVKLVVLTDVEGLYADWPDRDSLVQQIDARELAEILPTLDAGMIPKMAACLRAVEGGVKRATVVDGRTPHALLLETFTTEGTGTMVVPARDQKEGTA; this is translated from the coding sequence ATGAGCGAACCCACCGCCCAGGACCCCACCCCGCCCGACGTCCGGACCGACGAGCCGGCGCCCCCGCCGAAGCCGGTCCGGACGGTCGGCACCCGCCGGCTCATGCGCCGGAAGGACCCGGAGGGCGACGCCGCCAAGGTCGCCGTCCTCACCGGGGCGCTGCCGTGGCTCAAGGAGTTCCACGGCAACGTCGTCGTCATCAAGTACGGCGGCCACGCCATGGTCGACGACGAGTGCCGCCGCGCCTTCGCCGAGGACATGGTGTTCCTGCGGACCTGCGGCATCCTGCCCGTGGTGGTGCACGGCGGCGGCCCGCAGATCAGCGCCATGCTGGGCAAGCTCGGCATCACCAGCGAGTTCCGCGGCGGCCTGCGGGTGACCACCCCCGAGACGATCGACGTCGTCCGCATGGTGCTCACCGGCCAGGTCGGCCCCGACATCGTCGGGCTGATCAACCAGCACGGCCCGATGGCGGTGCACCTCTCCGGCGAGGACGGCGGCCTGTTCACCGCCCGGCGGACCACCGCGGTCGTGGACGGCGAACCGGTCGACATCGGGCTGGTCGGCGACATCGTGGCGGTCGACACCACCCCGGTCACCGCGCTGCTCGAGGCCGGCCACATCCCGGTGGTGGCCAGCGTCGCCCCCGACGCCGACGGCGTCGTGCACAACGTCAACGCCGACACGGCGGCGGCGGCCCTGGCCGCGGCGCTCGGCGCGGTGAAGCTCGTGGTACTCACCGACGTGGAGGGCCTGTACGCCGACTGGCCCGACCGCGACTCCCTGGTGCAGCAGATCGACGCCCGCGAGCTGGCCGAGATCCTGCCCACGCTCGACGCCGGGATGATCCCGAAGATGGCCGCCTGCCTGCGGGCGGTCGAGGGCGGGGTGAAGCGGGCGACCGTCGTCGACGGCCGGACGCCGCACGCCCTGCTCCTGGAGACGTTCACCACCGAAGGCACCGGGACGATGGTCGTCCCGGCGAGGGACCAGAAGGAGGGCACAGCATGA
- a CDS encoding acetylornithine transaminase yields MTTHTEELARRWSAVMMNNYKAPPVALDSGSGATVTDVDGREYTDLLGGIATTILGHAHPKVVEAITTQAHKLGHVSNLAMHEPGIALAERLLELAGRPGRVFFCNSGTEANEAAFKLSRLTGRPEVITAEGAFHGRTMGALALTGQPSKAAAFAPLPGGVRYVPYGDEAALAGAASGSTAMVLLEPMLGEGGVLPAPAGYLAAAASTASGAGALFALDEVQTGIGRTGHWFAHQADGLHPDVITLAKALGGGLPIGALLAFGEAADLLTAGSHGSTFGGNPIAAAAALAVLDTIRDEGLLERAKELEHRFTTGIESLGHPGVSAVRGRGALLGVVLTADVAAELEARLRAAGFLTNAVAPGVLRLAPPLVLTDAQVDAFVAALPAALDTAMENGS; encoded by the coding sequence ATGACGACGCACACGGAGGAGCTGGCCCGTCGCTGGTCGGCCGTGATGATGAACAACTACAAGGCCCCGCCGGTCGCGCTCGACTCCGGCTCCGGGGCGACCGTCACCGACGTCGACGGCCGCGAGTACACCGACCTGCTCGGCGGCATCGCGACGACGATCCTCGGCCACGCGCACCCCAAGGTCGTCGAGGCGATCACCACCCAGGCGCACAAGCTCGGCCACGTCTCCAACCTGGCCATGCACGAGCCCGGCATCGCCCTGGCCGAGCGGCTGCTCGAACTCGCCGGCCGCCCCGGCCGGGTCTTCTTCTGCAACTCCGGCACCGAGGCCAACGAGGCGGCGTTCAAGCTCAGCCGGCTGACCGGTCGCCCCGAGGTGATCACCGCCGAGGGGGCCTTCCACGGCCGCACCATGGGCGCGCTGGCGCTCACCGGCCAGCCGTCGAAGGCCGCCGCCTTCGCCCCGCTGCCCGGCGGCGTCCGGTACGTGCCCTACGGGGACGAGGCCGCGCTCGCCGGCGCCGCCTCCGGGAGCACCGCCATGGTCCTGCTCGAGCCCATGCTGGGGGAGGGCGGCGTGCTGCCGGCGCCGGCCGGCTACCTCGCCGCCGCCGCGTCCACGGCGTCCGGGGCCGGCGCGCTGTTCGCCCTCGACGAGGTGCAGACCGGCATCGGCCGGACCGGCCACTGGTTCGCGCACCAGGCCGACGGCCTGCATCCCGACGTCATCACCCTGGCCAAGGCGCTCGGCGGCGGGCTGCCCATCGGGGCCCTGCTCGCCTTCGGAGAGGCCGCGGACCTGCTGACGGCGGGCTCCCACGGCTCCACTTTCGGCGGCAACCCGATCGCCGCCGCGGCCGCGCTCGCCGTGCTCGACACCATCCGCGACGAGGGCCTGCTGGAGCGCGCCAAGGAGCTCGAGCACCGGTTCACCACCGGCATCGAGTCCCTGGGCCACCCCGGCGTCAGCGCCGTCCGGGGGAGGGGCGCGCTGCTCGGCGTCGTCCTCACCGCCGACGTCGCCGCGGAGCTGGAGGCCCGGCTGCGCGCCGCGGGCTTCCTCACCAACGCCGTCGCGCCGGGCGTGCTCCGGCTGGCCCCGCCACTGGTCCTCACCGACGCGCAGGTCGACGCCTTCGTGGCGGCTCTCCCTGCGGCCCTCGACACCGCGATGGAGAACGGTTCGTGA
- the argF gene encoding ornithine carbamoyltransferase: MTRHFLKDDDLTPDEQAEVLALAAELKRSRHTAEAPTPLRAPNGTPRAVAVVFDKPSTRTRVSFSVGVAELGGYPLVIDAGTSQLGRGEPIEDTTRVLDRQAAAIVWRTFGQDRIEAMAAVSRVPVVNALTDEYHPCQILADLQTVVEHKGALAGRSLSYLGDGANNMAHSYLLGGATAGMHVRIGSPESFRPDPAVLERAAAIAAETGGSVSWTASAEAAAEGADVLVTDTWVSMGQEDEYDTRIAPFLPYALDEAALARAADDAVVLHCLPAYRGKEIATEVIDGPQSAVWDEAENRLHAQKAVLIWLLERNR, from the coding sequence GTGACCCGGCACTTCCTCAAGGACGACGACCTCACCCCCGACGAGCAGGCCGAGGTCCTGGCCCTGGCCGCCGAGCTGAAGCGGAGCCGGCACACCGCGGAGGCCCCCACCCCGCTGCGCGCGCCGAACGGCACCCCGCGGGCGGTCGCGGTCGTGTTCGACAAGCCGTCCACCCGCACCCGGGTGTCCTTCTCCGTCGGCGTCGCCGAGCTGGGCGGCTACCCGCTGGTGATCGACGCGGGCACCAGCCAGCTCGGCCGCGGCGAGCCGATCGAGGACACCACCCGCGTGCTCGACCGGCAGGCCGCCGCCATCGTCTGGCGGACCTTCGGCCAGGACCGGATCGAGGCCATGGCCGCGGTGAGCCGGGTGCCGGTGGTCAACGCGCTCACCGACGAGTACCACCCGTGCCAGATCCTGGCCGACCTGCAGACGGTGGTCGAGCACAAGGGCGCGCTGGCCGGGCGGTCGCTGAGCTATCTGGGCGACGGCGCCAACAACATGGCGCACTCGTACCTGCTCGGCGGCGCCACGGCCGGCATGCACGTGCGGATCGGCTCCCCGGAGTCCTTCCGGCCCGACCCCGCCGTGCTGGAGCGGGCCGCGGCGATCGCGGCGGAGACCGGCGGGTCGGTCAGCTGGACCGCGAGCGCCGAGGCCGCGGCCGAGGGCGCCGACGTGCTCGTCACCGACACCTGGGTCTCCATGGGCCAGGAGGACGAGTACGACACCCGCATCGCCCCCTTCCTGCCCTACGCCCTCGACGAGGCGGCCCTCGCCCGGGCGGCCGACGACGCCGTCGTCCTGCACTGCCTGCCCGCCTACCGCGGCAAGGAGATCGCGACCGAGGTCATCGACGGGCCGCAGAGCGCGGTGTGGGACGAGGCCGAGAACCGGCTGCACGCCCAGAAGGCCGTCCTGATCTGGCTGCTGGAGAGGAACCGGTGA
- a CDS encoding arginine repressor: protein MTTALTRSARQARIRELIEAQPVTSQTQLAALLAGSGIEVTQATLSRDLDELGAVKLRGSDGAPASYVVPPENAPLRPAQAAPARLTRLLADLLTGAEGSANLAVLRTPPGAAQFLASALDKVALPDVLGTIAGDDTLLVVSRDPAGGPALADRLRGLAERTPPIYPELTSDLEESAP, encoded by the coding sequence GTGACGACGGCGCTCACCCGGTCGGCGCGCCAGGCCCGCATCCGGGAGCTGATCGAGGCCCAGCCGGTGACCTCGCAGACCCAGCTCGCCGCGCTGCTGGCCGGATCGGGCATCGAGGTCACGCAGGCCACGCTCTCGCGGGACCTGGACGAGCTCGGCGCGGTGAAGCTGCGCGGGTCCGACGGGGCCCCGGCGTCCTACGTCGTCCCACCGGAGAACGCCCCGCTGCGCCCGGCCCAGGCCGCGCCGGCGCGGCTGACCCGGCTGCTGGCCGACCTGCTCACCGGCGCCGAGGGCAGCGCGAACCTCGCCGTGCTGCGCACGCCGCCCGGCGCCGCGCAGTTCCTCGCCTCGGCGCTGGACAAGGTCGCCCTCCCCGACGTCCTGGGCACGATCGCGGGGGACGACACTCTGCTGGTCGTCTCCCGCGACCCCGCGGGCGGGCCGGCCCTGGCCGACCGCCTGCGTGGGCTCGCCGAGCGCACACCCCCCATCTACCCCGAACTGACGTCCGACCTGGAAGAGAGTGCACCGTGA
- a CDS encoding argininosuccinate synthase, with protein sequence MSERVVLAYSGGLDTSVAIGWIAEETGAEVIAVAGDVGQGGEDMEVIRQRALDCGAVESIVADMRDEYADEFCLPALQANALYMDRYPLVSALSRPLIVKHLVAAAKYHGASMVAHGCTGKGNDQVRFEVGIGALGPDLQVLAPVRDSGMTRDKAIAFAEERGLPIATTKKSPYSIDQNVWGRAVETGFLEDIWNGPIEDVYEYTQDPAVTREPDEVTIGFTAGVPTSLDGKPVTMLQAIEQLNARAGAHGVGRLDMVEDRLVGIKSREVYEAPGAIALITAHQELEAVTVERDLARFKRTVGQRWTELVYDGLWFSPLKRSLDAFVAESQQHVTGEIRMTLHGGRATVTGRRSDASLYDFNLATYDTGDTFDQGLAKGFVQLWGMPSKLAAARDQRFGS encoded by the coding sequence GTGAGTGAACGCGTCGTCCTGGCCTACTCGGGAGGGCTGGACACCTCCGTGGCCATCGGCTGGATCGCCGAGGAGACCGGCGCGGAGGTGATCGCCGTCGCCGGCGACGTCGGCCAGGGGGGCGAGGACATGGAGGTGATCCGCCAGCGGGCGCTGGACTGCGGGGCCGTCGAGTCGATCGTCGCCGACATGCGCGACGAGTACGCCGACGAGTTCTGCCTCCCCGCGCTGCAGGCCAACGCGCTCTACATGGACCGCTACCCGCTGGTCTCGGCGCTGTCGCGGCCGCTGATCGTCAAGCACCTCGTCGCGGCGGCCAAGTACCACGGCGCCTCGATGGTGGCCCACGGCTGCACCGGCAAGGGCAACGACCAGGTGCGCTTCGAGGTGGGCATCGGCGCGCTCGGCCCGGACCTGCAGGTGCTCGCCCCGGTCCGGGACTCGGGCATGACGCGCGACAAGGCCATCGCCTTCGCCGAGGAGCGCGGCCTGCCGATCGCGACCACCAAGAAGTCGCCGTACTCCATCGACCAGAACGTGTGGGGCCGCGCCGTCGAGACCGGCTTCCTCGAGGACATCTGGAACGGCCCGATCGAGGACGTCTACGAGTACACCCAGGACCCCGCGGTGACCCGGGAGCCCGACGAGGTCACGATCGGCTTCACCGCCGGCGTCCCGACGTCGCTCGACGGGAAGCCGGTCACGATGCTGCAGGCGATCGAGCAGCTCAACGCGCGCGCCGGCGCGCACGGCGTCGGCCGGCTGGACATGGTCGAGGACCGGCTGGTCGGCATCAAGAGCCGCGAGGTCTACGAGGCCCCCGGCGCGATCGCCCTGATCACCGCGCACCAGGAGCTGGAGGCGGTGACCGTCGAGCGCGACCTCGCCCGCTTCAAGCGCACGGTCGGGCAGCGGTGGACGGAGCTGGTCTACGACGGCCTGTGGTTCTCCCCGCTCAAGCGGTCGCTGGACGCCTTCGTCGCCGAGTCGCAGCAGCACGTCACCGGGGAGATCCGGATGACCCTGCACGGCGGCCGCGCCACGGTCACCGGACGGCGCAGCGACGCCTCGCTCTACGACTTCAACCTCGCCACCTACGACACCGGCGACACGTTCGACCAGGGCCTGGCCAAGGGCTTCGTCCAGCTGTGGGGCATGCCCTCCAAGCTGGCCGCCGCGCGCGACCAGCGGTTCGGCTCATGA